The genomic region TGAGGCTTTGTCGACTGTTCGTTTCTAACGGAGAAATCAGAGAAGAAGATATGATGAGCACTATTTCCATGCATGTATGCCACTTGCCATGATTTCCCTCTTACAAGTTTGCTGAGATAACAATCAATTTTGAGTATAGTTTGTTTCGAGTTTTAAGTTGATTAATTTGTTTCAGTTTTATAACCGTTAATTAAGAAGTTAGCTTAGCCTTCGgcgatttttttattgtttttaagaaattaattttatttttttggttaatataccatttattctttaaatttattaaataaataattttttatttttaaattattaatttatcatttttattatatccCCTTATCATATCAAACACTGTtctttctcttattattattctCTATACACATGTCATCGTCTTATTGCCATTATtatattactttatttttttcgttttttttttcttctcctttcacTTTCTCTTTACCCTATTGTAATTATACATCTTTTATATGTTAATCAAATAACCAGTGCTATATGTCAAATAAATGATATTATAGAAGTCAAAATAAATTATGTTTTGTAATataattcatttattttaatttaatttaaaaataaatatttatatacaCAAACAAATTATTGGTAGGTGCAATTTTTTTTGTTGCGTCTTTTTTAtgtcaatcaaataataagaatttaattttaatattctattAGTGTAAAATAGTTTCACGTGCATCTAATTACGTAACaccatcaaaattaaacttatcAAATAATCAAGTTGTATATTAAACAATATTGTGAAATACAAAAtcattaaattttttgttatataatttatttaatttaatttaaaaataaatatttatgtacTCAAATTTTGATTACAATACTTTACAtaatcaataatttaaaaaataaaaaaataatatcattcaatacaaaacaatttttaaaaaaatgagatttAACTGAAAGGTAATAATTACATAATTTGTAATTGTAATGAATGGAGGCGAGAGAAAAATGGAGACGATACAATCACGatgttgaaagaaagaaaatgatggCAATAGTAAAAATACAAAGAAGTGCATCTAGTTCGTAAGAGAAAAAGCACTACGAATCAAATAatgagattaaaaaaaaattataacagaAGAATGAGAtccaaaggttggtataaagtaCTCACATAAAGAATATACCCAAAACAAAATGATAAGatctataaaaaattatttatcaccgCTAATGATTCTTTTCCTTCTTTCATACATGGCATCGAAAATCAACATTTGGCATTATCATTATCTAGTTCAAAAAACCACAAAAACTCATCCATTTAATTGTTATAAACAAAGGAGCACATTTAGAATAGAGAAGAGAattaagaaaaattgaaaaggataaaTTATTGGaatgaagaattgaagaagaggTTATGCATTTCTACGGTTATTAGTGGAAACACAGAATGAAAATGAGATAGAAGAATATGTGTTGTTAATAATGGTGAAAGTTTTTGTATTTAAAGTAACTGATGCATGTATGTACGGAGAACTTCTATCGTTAAGGGCAATATTAGAACATAAAGTTGGACACCAAAAACTCAGTattggcattatatattgttatagatattgttatagatataGATTATNNNNNNNNNNNNNNNNNNNNNNNNNNNTTGGATATAATATTGTTATTCATATTTTATCtactaaatataattttatatttttattttagtgtttCATATCTATAAATAAACACAATCTTAAAAtatgttatctaattataatttttatatttcttgAATCTAGAGTATTTTGATCGTTAAAATCTCTTATAAGTATCATTTTCATCCAACTCAAAAATTGTAATTGATTAAAAGTCTCGATCCACATTTAGAAAATCATACTAAATAGATACTGCTAAGCATATGTCATTCGATACACTTGTCATAAATATCTACTtactatatattaaataataatgaCAAAGTTAATTAACCATTAATCAAATTTACCACTAAATTGAAACCTCGCCCAAAAAATTGTGCGCTATTAGTCATGAAGTGAGAATTTGTTCTACATACACACTTTATTTTCCGTCTCcacttcttttacttttttttttgggcAAAATCCCTATGATCTTTTCATAACTATTCTTGCCAACTAGCAAAATAAAGACAAATGAAGACTCAACGACGTAAATATAaaacatatttaaaatattatttggataaaaaataaaattacattgATTCGtttaaaaatatatgaaaatttttaagcaaGTAAAAAAACtgctattaaaaaaaatatgttatAGNNNNNNNNNNNNNNNNNNNNNNNATTCCTTTATTTTTTTAcaccaattaataatttaaatatagttTACATTCATCTTATAATGatctctatttattttatttattttatccatGTAAACGTAAGAGTAAATTGCTAGTATGAATAAAAAAAGAGTAACaagtttaaaaaaatatcaataataaaGTGGTTAATTTAAGAGTAATATGTATGTTGTTATTAAAAACTTCTTCTCTAAAATAAAAAGCATATAATACTTTATCTTTTATATTTGTATCATGGAATATTGAATAATTGTTATTTGTATAAAATTTAATTGTCAGTTATTGTTTTAGAATAGGATTTCGATCACGagtaaattaactaattaattgcACTTGAATTTTGTTAGGATTGGATAGTGTAGATTTGAAAAAGAGAATGTttagtttaaatttaaaatattttttaatataaactcATTTTTATCGGTGTAAAAAtgacaaaaacataaaaaaatgctaaaattaaagtattataaaaaaaaatatacgaTGAATGATTGAACcaagatatttttattatatttatatcatTAAATGTACATGTCGCAGTAACTATGTAACGAAAAATCAGTTAGAGAACAAAATATGTAACAGAATTAGTTTTGAGCTATAAATGAATTTCATAATGatactatttaatatttattgATGATTTTTTCTCGGTTTAATTTAATTTCTGATCTTATGAAATATTTTTCTTCCCACCGTCAACGAAACCTATAAATAAAGGACCTCATATGGTTTCCAATTTTTCTTTACACTACTATACAAACACTCTCTTCTTCGCTGAATCTCTCCGACTCTGATTCAGCGATTCTAATCCTTATTAGTTTTATTGCACTTTCCGAACTCAATTCTACTCTTAATTCAGGTTTGCTTCTTCTTtggaatttctttattttcttccttAGTGTTCATATTGTATTTTACTTAAGTGGTGTTAAGTTGGGTTGATGGAGAACTGGGGTAACAGAATTTGGGTTTTGATGAGGGAATGGATTCTGCAGCTTCTTCTAATTGGGTTGTTGTTTAAGTTTTGGAAGAGATTAATAAGCAATGAAAGGTCTTATTGATGGGAATACTGTGTTTTATTTGGTAGTATCATGGCTATTATAACAACAACAAAGAGGACTGAACGGTTCCGTCGTACAACACCACCAACATGCAAGTATTGGCTGGCTGGGAGATGCAACAGAAATCCTTGTCAATTTTCACATAGCTTACCAACCTCGCCATCCAATGTATACTATAATGCCAATACGACATATAAGTATTCGAAGAAGCCCGATTCGTCCGTTGAGAAGATCGCCAGTTCCTCTGCTAAGAAGGCAATAAATTGCACACCCAAGGCCTTCAAGAAGCCAGAAAATTGTGCACTAAAGGCTGTTGAGTGCAGACCAGAATCTATATCTGTTGGCTTGGCCAGTTCCTCTGCTAAGAAGGCAATAAATTGCGCACCCAAGGCCTTGAAGAAGCCAGAAAATTGTGCACCAAAGGCTGTTGAGTGCAGACCAGAAGCAGAAGCTATATCTGTTGAGAAGCCAACCAAGTGTGAAGAAAAGGCTGTATTGATTGAAAAGACTGCAGACGTGGAAGATGTGGCCACTATTGCTAAGGCTTCCACTATTGCTAAGGCTTCTGTGGATAAATCACACAGTATTTGCAAATCTTGGATGACTGACAATTGTGTGCATGGTGACTTGTGTCAGAATTTGCATTCATGGTTTTATGGTGATGGGTTTTCTACGCTTGCAAAGCTTCATGAACACAACAAGGTATATACATGTCTGATTCCACCTTTTATTATTTGAAAGTACATTCAGTTTAGTGTATTTTGTCTTGGTTTAATTTAAAAGTTAAGTGAatattgcaattgaaataagttTGAGGGCAAGGAAATTTGAATATAAGCAAAAAGTGAAAAACTACAGAGATGCCATAACTAAGttgcaataaattaaaaaaaattcaacacgAAGCATAGGTGTCTATATTGTATTAGTTATAAACTTATAATCCCAATATTTGTTTCTAAAATCTAAAGAATCCATTCTATAGAAGCAACCATGATAAGAGACATTAAGAACTAACTTTGGAAAATTGAGCCGTAATTTTTTAGGCCAGTGCTTAGCACCTGCTTCACATAAAAATAACCGTGTTTGCCTAGCTTAGAATAAATTAGAATAGAAGATCCTTAGTTTAAAATTGATATGGAAATGGAATCTAATACATTTTACATACACTgcatttattttattgtcattcAAGTATTAAGCAAGACAGCAAGAcagcatttattttattgccatcAACACGCATATTAGAAAATGTATATTAGAAATCTTACCCACCTTGCCGAAGAGTATCAAATCTAATCTAGGACACGCTTTTACATAAGAGCAACATTCTACTAATATTTAAAAGTGCCATTGAGTTGGATTCGTTTATGCTAATATTCAAATTTTGTTTATAGGCAATCACTGGCATTGCACTGCCGGCTGGTTCAAACAAACTTATTTCTGGTAGCACTGACGGCACAGTTCGGGCATGGGACTGCAACACTGGCCATTGTGTTAACATGATCCAACTTGATTCTCAAGTTACCTCACTCATATCTGAGGGCCCATGGATTTTTGCCGGTGTGAAAAATGCTGTGAAGGTATGTTTTATTGTAATAATGGTATCTTATGTATAGGAGCTTTAACTGTAAACTTATAATTTGATTGTGGTTGTTTTGTTCAGGCATGGAATATTCAGACGGGTGCAGATGTTATTCTTGATGGACCTAAAGGGCAAGTCCTTTCCTTGAATGTTGGCAATGATATCCTCCTTGCTGGAGCAGAGGTAAATTACCTTAGCTTGCAGTGATTTAAGATTTGTTTATAGTTAGCCATTTGCTACTGATTAGAACTATGACAGCTACTTCTGTTGTccattagtttttaaaaaatccaTTTAAATTGCAGGATGGTGTTATTTATGCTTGGAGATGCAGCTTTGAGTCTCCTTTCAAAATGGTTGCAACACTAAGTGGACATAGCAAACCAGTGGTTTGTCTTGCTATTGGATGTCACAAGATGCTTTACTCTGGATCCATGGACCATAGCATTAAGGTAgtgtttttgtttatttatttatatgcTTCATGTAATTTGCACACTATTCCCCTTTAGCTAAGCAATTTCTTACCCTGCTATCTACAGGTTTGGGACCTTGATACATTCCAGTGCACAATGACACTTAACGGACATACCGACGTTGTCACATCACTTATTTGCTGGGAGAATTACTTGTTATCGGGTTCATCTGATTGCACAGTCAATGTTTGGGTGTGCACCAAGGAGGGAACTCTA from Arachis ipaensis cultivar K30076 chromosome B02, Araip1.1, whole genome shotgun sequence harbors:
- the LOC107624831 gene encoding zinc finger CCCH domain-containing protein 48-like isoform X2, coding for MAIITTTKRTERFRRTTPPTCKYWLAGRCNRNPCQFSHSLPTSPSNVYYNANTTYKYSKKPDSSVEKIASSSAKKAINCTPKAFKKPENCALKAVECRPESISVGLASSSAKKAINCAPKALKKPENCAPKAVECRPEAEAISVEKPTKCEEKAVLIEKTADVEDVATIAKASTIAKASVDKSHSICKSWMTDNCVHGDLCQNLHSWFYGDGFSTLAKLHEHNKAITGIALPAGSNKLISGSTDGTVRAWDCNTGHCVNMIQLDSQVTSLISEGPWIFAGVKNAVKAWNIQTGADVILDGPKGQVLSLNVGNDILLAGAEDGVIYAWRCSFESPFKMVATLSGHSKPVVCLAIGCHKMLYSGSMDHSIKVWDLDTFQCTMTLNGHTDVVTSLICWENYLLSGSSDCTVNVWVCTKEGTLEVTYTHTHENAVLGLYGMTDAEAKPILFCSCKDNSVRMYELPTFLERGRLFTRQEVRSFHIGPSGLFFTGDGTGLLNVWKWLEEAKVPT
- the LOC107624831 gene encoding zinc finger CCCH domain-containing protein 48-like isoform X3 → MAIITTTKRTERFRRTTPPTCKYWLAGRCNRNPCQFSHSLPTSPSNVYYNANTTYKYSKKPDSSVEKIASSSAKKAINCTPKAFKKPENCALKAVECRPESISVGLASSSAKKAINCAPKALKKPENCAPKAVECRPEAEAISVEKPTKCEEKAVLIEKTADVEDVATIAKASTIAKASVDKSHSICKSWMTDNCVHGDLCQNLHSWFYGDGFSTLAKLHEHNKAITGIALPAGSNKLISGSTDGTVRAWDCNTGHCVNMIQLDSQVTSLISEGPWIFAGVKNAVKAWNIQTGADVILDGPKGQVLSLNVGNDILLAGAEDGVIYAWRCSFESPFKMVATLSGHSKPVVCLAIGCHKMLYSGSMDHSIKVWDLDTFQCTMTLNGHTDVVTSLICWENYLLSGSSDCTVNVWVCTKEGTLEVTYTHTHENAVLGLYGMTDAEAKPILFCSCKDNSVRMYELPTFLERGRLFTRQEVRSFQIGPSGLFFTGDGTGLLNVWKWLEEAKVPT